A stretch of Aureispira sp. CCB-E DNA encodes these proteins:
- a CDS encoding helix-turn-helix transcriptional regulator, which yields MSFGKRLLELRKSRGISQEKLAKMLGTKGPAIGRYERDVALPALETIIKLAEALNVSIDYLLGVVDEEIEPKNLDRLAAIQRLPKDIQEKIFYFLDMSIRDAHAKQAYS from the coding sequence ATGAGTTTCGGAAAACGTCTTTTAGAACTAAGAAAGAGTAGAGGTATTTCTCAAGAGAAGTTGGCTAAAATGTTAGGTACTAAAGGACCTGCAATTGGTCGTTATGAACGTGATGTCGCCTTACCTGCCTTAGAGACTATTATAAAATTGGCAGAAGCATTAAACGTATCTATTGATTATTTATTAGGGGTCGTTGATGAAGAAATAGAGCCTAAAAACTTAGACAGGCTAGCAGCAATCCAAAGATTACCTAAAGACATTCAAGAAAAGATTTTCTATTTCTTAGATATGTCAATTAGAGATGCTCATGCCAAACAAGCATACAGTTAA
- a CDS encoding RHS repeat-associated core domain-containing protein, with product MNCLYKILPVLFIGLLLFCPLLLTAQAPTYNLSWYKTSCNTSVGTPTEVRIDITPFSVGTSYTCELYANPNPLGGQSSNPALGAILETYNTATNDATIDAYFTTTAYRNSYYIKVYPSTNPSLSTVQYIDVQRLAPSRGSYVANVYYNVTTTPQFCSPSAANMDITLSTSGTTVGHSFLWSSPTGAVINSPNSQNPTVPIYISGNSGPKHQYQVQIMDVAGCAKIINNIEYTPIQPNSNWSVNVKPFGFYGQECADIGADIPALWGNSSYAYHWYNNDGSLREVTVWSKIEYLEPGNNFHVEIKTGSGCLIQTLYFQTPEAISCSVGAITGDPCVGGSASNIVIDALFGTAPYTYEVTGVSPNTCHTIISNASSSITIGSMICDGTITPEVPVGAYEVKITDSLGCEFTKMIQVGQNINDLELEITTVDEVCDGNDGSFRIEPNGLIGNLAFNIISSPPSNSNPVIQLNNNIYEVSGLTAGSYVVEISLDGGIGNNYCTRTEVITINNKGIALVGTQVSSAQGSANLGTIMVNVSGAPLGDIEFQWSSQTTNNPYGSTSFGGLGSDGFNELSELGADTYTVTITYENCTLVETFVVPYCALVATGFSSPDRCQLSVGQVGVSVKSNGTHMAHLASYQWEQILPSQRPVGITDSVVNNVQAGTYSVTITYGGCSVVEQVIVGTGAIPMTPNEKDAYCGGNNGEADFSLHQLAWRLSSSSIVWTDANHQPMPSGVVVTNNDLNTGVDLQTTAKNLPVGSYLIHIEVTSLVGRTCSYIVKVNIKANSTPPSYTITTSPAICGSNGIVSVQGASYPIGSSSSIPTYTWMPLAPLPSGLYVGETVSPLPEGAYQLDATYGYYSACNHRETVTLPSINPTLVVEHVQNEGCGGTGEFRVRTNLEATHHTYSYVVTDVNTNLVVAQSSNGLFSNMLPGEYTVTLNTNNANCPNTSVSITIERSELVVLNQQNATCGTGGKLEVDLQDENGQTLAANNSDFVWSNGVQNRINNNLTQGTYTVTATQSNGLPCVATFLVVNTPLTITSEAITHACTGVNGSITLTTNDIGTVNYTWSNGSSGNSISGLSPGEYEVTITGTNNNDGTCVLYKSYTIYSGFDLTTNAEDVLCNGDNNGKVQAFVSNTNAPIISYVWSNNVYSPSQNNVSGGTYIVTVTDANSCTSTSSATVNEPNVLTINSFQPYSGTDPQIACGGEVQVSGGTGPYVVGWQLLQVEQQDDGAGNLVDVVIGSIEVAHTQVAQAGVNYTENKLAPGIYSIVVTDKNNCQVTSSSTIEITPQSTTLPTMYFRWEKQGSNGVNIITDNTPDETEIKAKVIADNMETQIKAAVDQFSDALNENRCDKVDDIADKTQLSYDLKYHHYTLYYYNRRGELTRTVPPAGVDFLTGTEITEHKEYRNNQTQTVPSKALPNHTLVTTYAYDAAGRSIESTSPDAGLVKQAFRSDGLVRFSQDARQEAFVPERMTYIKYDRLNRVIEQGEMEVPNGSYAAYITGQGQTDRNTLDFPQDIPTINKTEWVKTHYSDKHILATSPNIVYATYHGIGVQEQRYLRNRVSYTEAWNGGSNEDAITTTTYSYDPHGNVEWIRTYIPGLGDNYIRMEYDLISRNVNKVCYNELAIDRFYHRYEYDEQNRIINVETSKDDIVWDSDARYAYYEHGSLKRKEIGDDKIQGIDYTYTIHGWLKAINHPYLDKYENGNTNTTKNQLNDPGQDGYSSSINNDVQKDVWGFSLGYYQGDYTRQSNNGAGGYNSINEAISYNSQELYNGNITYWSNGTTESSSILNDQEKLTQRSFSYDNLNRILGSELSIVNLGNTPTFGIANNQFKTAYTYDANGNIETLKRYDGTNGGQLIDDISYQYNLNGAGQLENNQLTAIQDAVGSTANLGDIDDQTYIYDARGSIIQIVEPNNSNNRTTDITWLNTGKVKTVSIKEQIGGTMTEISHLEYLYDATGNRVAKIWKEVIDNPTTWKNTYYVCDASGNKMSIYNRGYEFTASSRLNPYRTFYSIQEQLLYGSDRIGSINNNTRLFTNNYTDLSTAESYAGWDVNTKLSTTNSTFDFGERALGIKAYDLTDHLGNVTVQLSDKKAGTIASNDIKANVLSYQQYYPFGWNMPGRNKNLDKSRFAFNGMERNSEIDGGNYDFGARFYGARVGRWFSVDPLLDKYPNLSPYNFAGNMPIDAIDPDGKKIKIVGGAKYRRWVMSTIRDLAKNSRTGRRLLRKVINSKDVIIIHQNADQDIGLRYKVNAEADGSKIARLTFNTDAGEELDASNGRGDKPLKGRPSITLGHELQHFVDYIDGQKDKKGHFINPSDPVIEIDYGDDYGIEKATNSIDADELSAVDTENKIRAEMGYELRTHYGGANVFNKEVSSKEQTFKDDGVVVKGKGLIDKQKPTDYSEYARNNKTLKHDKTYPSRSELNAYFQHNYKKTTSATIERGGFGGDVKSEGEGKGTTTLEGYNK from the coding sequence ATGAATTGTCTATATAAAATATTACCTGTGCTTTTTATAGGGCTATTGTTATTTTGTCCTTTATTGCTAACTGCACAAGCACCAACATATAATTTGAGTTGGTACAAAACATCTTGTAATACATCGGTAGGAACTCCTACAGAGGTTAGAATTGATATTACTCCCTTTTCAGTAGGAACAAGCTACACCTGTGAGTTATATGCTAACCCCAATCCTCTAGGAGGTCAGAGTAGCAACCCTGCTTTAGGGGCAATATTAGAAACGTATAATACGGCAACAAATGATGCGACAATTGATGCTTATTTTACAACTACTGCTTATCGTAACAGTTATTATATTAAGGTTTACCCAAGTACGAATCCTAGCTTATCTACTGTACAATATATAGATGTGCAAAGATTAGCTCCTTCAAGAGGATCTTATGTTGCTAATGTCTATTATAATGTGACAACAACACCGCAGTTTTGTAGCCCGTCAGCAGCTAATATGGATATCACTTTATCAACTAGTGGTACTACCGTAGGGCATTCTTTTTTGTGGTCATCACCTACTGGGGCTGTAATTAATAGCCCTAATAGTCAAAATCCAACTGTTCCGATTTATATAAGTGGCAATTCTGGCCCAAAACATCAGTACCAAGTACAAATAATGGATGTTGCAGGTTGTGCTAAAATAATAAACAACATTGAATATACTCCCATCCAACCAAATAGTAATTGGAGTGTTAATGTAAAACCTTTTGGATTTTATGGTCAGGAATGTGCAGATATAGGGGCTGACATACCAGCTCTTTGGGGGAATTCTTCCTATGCATATCATTGGTATAATAATGATGGAAGTTTAAGGGAAGTGACAGTATGGTCTAAAATTGAATATTTAGAACCTGGCAATAATTTTCATGTAGAAATAAAAACAGGTAGTGGATGTTTAATTCAAACGTTGTATTTTCAGACGCCTGAGGCAATTAGTTGTTCTGTAGGGGCTATTACTGGAGACCCTTGTGTAGGAGGAAGTGCTTCGAATATAGTAATTGATGCATTGTTTGGTACAGCACCTTATACTTATGAAGTAACGGGAGTAAGCCCCAATACTTGTCATACAATTATTAGCAATGCAAGTTCTTCTATAACAATTGGTTCAATGATTTGTGATGGTACAATTACACCAGAAGTTCCAGTGGGGGCATATGAAGTTAAAATAACAGACAGCTTAGGCTGTGAATTTACCAAAATGATACAAGTAGGACAAAACATTAATGACCTAGAACTTGAAATTACTACAGTTGATGAAGTGTGCGATGGAAATGATGGTAGTTTTAGAATAGAGCCTAATGGCTTAATAGGGAATTTAGCCTTTAATATCATCAGTTCTCCTCCTTCCAATAGCAATCCAGTGATTCAACTTAATAATAATATTTATGAAGTGAGTGGTCTTACAGCTGGATCCTATGTCGTGGAAATATCTTTGGATGGAGGAATTGGTAATAATTATTGCACTAGAACAGAGGTAATAACGATCAATAATAAGGGAATCGCTCTAGTTGGAACACAAGTAAGCTCTGCGCAAGGTAGTGCAAATCTGGGGACAATTATGGTAAATGTTTCGGGAGCACCTTTAGGTGACATAGAGTTTCAGTGGAGTTCGCAGACCACCAACAATCCATATGGCTCAACAAGCTTTGGTGGCTTAGGTTCTGATGGATTTAATGAATTATCCGAATTAGGTGCTGATACATACACGGTAACAATTACCTATGAAAATTGTACTCTTGTAGAAACATTTGTTGTTCCTTATTGTGCTTTAGTGGCTACTGGGTTTTCCTCACCTGATCGTTGTCAATTAAGTGTAGGACAGGTAGGAGTTAGTGTTAAGAGTAATGGTACGCATATGGCACATTTAGCAAGTTATCAATGGGAACAAATTCTACCAAGCCAACGCCCTGTAGGAATAACAGATTCGGTGGTGAATAATGTACAAGCAGGTACTTATAGTGTAACTATAACGTATGGAGGTTGTAGCGTCGTGGAACAAGTTATTGTAGGGACTGGTGCTATCCCTATGACTCCAAATGAGAAAGATGCCTATTGTGGAGGGAATAACGGGGAAGCTGATTTTTCTTTACATCAATTAGCTTGGAGATTAAGTTCATCTAGTATTGTATGGACTGATGCTAATCATCAACCAATGCCTTCCGGTGTCGTAGTTACTAATAACGATCTTAATACAGGAGTAGATTTACAAACCACAGCAAAGAATTTACCTGTAGGTAGTTATCTTATACATATTGAGGTAACCAGTTTGGTAGGAAGGACTTGTTCTTATATTGTAAAAGTTAACATAAAAGCTAATAGTACGCCTCCTAGTTATACTATCACAACAAGTCCTGCTATATGCGGCTCAAATGGTATTGTATCTGTACAAGGTGCATCGTATCCTATAGGTTCATCCTCATCTATTCCTACTTATACTTGGATGCCATTAGCTCCTTTACCTTCAGGGCTGTATGTTGGAGAAACAGTTAGCCCTCTTCCCGAAGGGGCATATCAACTTGATGCGACTTATGGTTACTATTCTGCTTGTAATCATAGGGAAACGGTTACCTTGCCTAGTATAAACCCTACGCTTGTGGTAGAGCATGTTCAGAATGAAGGCTGCGGTGGAACAGGAGAATTTAGAGTAAGGACTAATTTAGAAGCAACGCATCATACTTATAGCTATGTTGTAACAGATGTTAATACAAATTTAGTAGTAGCACAAAGTAGTAATGGTCTATTTTCTAATATGCTACCTGGGGAGTACACTGTAACCTTAAATACCAACAATGCTAATTGTCCTAACACTTCTGTATCTATCACAATAGAACGCAGTGAATTGGTTGTTTTAAATCAACAAAATGCAACTTGTGGAACAGGAGGGAAACTAGAAGTAGATTTGCAAGATGAAAATGGGCAGACATTGGCGGCAAATAACAGTGATTTTGTTTGGTCAAATGGTGTTCAGAATAGGATTAATAATAACTTAACTCAAGGAACCTATACCGTTACAGCAACTCAAAGTAATGGTTTGCCTTGTGTAGCAACCTTTTTAGTTGTAAATACTCCTTTGACAATCACTAGCGAGGCAATAACACATGCTTGTACAGGTGTTAACGGGAGTATTACCTTAACTACAAATGATATAGGTACAGTAAATTATACGTGGTCAAACGGTTCTAGTGGAAATAGTATTAGTGGGCTAAGTCCTGGAGAATACGAAGTAACCATAACGGGAACCAATAATAATGATGGTACCTGTGTCTTATATAAGTCTTACACAATTTATAGTGGCTTTGATTTGACTACAAATGCAGAAGATGTTTTATGTAATGGAGATAATAATGGTAAGGTTCAGGCATTCGTATCTAATACTAATGCACCAATTATAAGCTATGTTTGGTCTAATAATGTATATAGTCCTAGTCAGAATAATGTATCGGGAGGGACTTATATAGTTACAGTTACAGATGCCAATAGCTGTACAAGTACATCAAGTGCAACAGTGAATGAACCAAATGTCCTAACTATAAATAGTTTTCAACCTTATAGTGGAACAGACCCACAAATAGCTTGTGGAGGAGAAGTTCAAGTTAGTGGAGGAACAGGACCTTATGTGGTTGGATGGCAATTATTGCAAGTAGAGCAACAAGATGATGGTGCTGGAAACTTGGTAGATGTTGTGATTGGTAGTATTGAAGTTGCCCATACACAAGTAGCACAAGCTGGGGTAAACTATACTGAAAATAAGTTGGCTCCAGGGATTTATTCTATTGTTGTAACAGATAAGAATAATTGTCAAGTGACTAGCAGTAGCACAATTGAAATCACTCCACAAAGCACAACACTACCTACTATGTATTTTAGATGGGAAAAACAAGGTAGTAACGGAGTAAATATCATTACTGACAATACACCAGATGAAACTGAAATAAAAGCAAAGGTTATTGCAGATAATATGGAAACGCAAATCAAAGCTGCTGTAGATCAGTTTTCGGATGCGCTAAATGAGAATAGGTGTGATAAAGTAGATGACATTGCAGATAAAACACAATTAAGTTATGATTTAAAATATCATCATTATACTTTATATTACTATAATCGCAGAGGAGAGCTAACAAGGACTGTACCACCAGCAGGAGTAGATTTTCTAACAGGAACAGAGATAACTGAGCATAAAGAATATAGAAATAATCAAACTCAAACAGTACCAAGTAAAGCCCTTCCTAATCATACTTTGGTTACAACTTACGCTTATGATGCAGCAGGAAGAAGTATAGAATCGACCTCACCTGATGCAGGTCTTGTAAAACAAGCTTTTCGTTCAGACGGTTTGGTTCGTTTTTCTCAAGATGCTCGTCAAGAAGCATTTGTCCCAGAGCGAATGACGTATATTAAATACGATCGTTTAAATAGAGTTATTGAACAAGGAGAAATGGAAGTGCCCAATGGTTCTTATGCAGCTTACATTACAGGACAAGGACAAACAGATAGGAATACCCTTGATTTTCCTCAAGATATTCCAACCATTAATAAAACAGAATGGGTTAAAACACATTATAGTGACAAACATATTTTAGCCACTTCTCCAAATATTGTATATGCCACTTATCATGGTATAGGAGTACAAGAGCAGCGTTACTTAAGAAATAGGGTAAGTTACACAGAAGCTTGGAATGGTGGTAGTAATGAGGATGCTATTACAACCACAACATATAGCTATGATCCACATGGTAATGTCGAATGGATTAGAACCTATATTCCTGGTTTAGGAGATAACTATATTCGCATGGAATACGATCTAATTTCTAGAAATGTCAATAAAGTTTGTTATAATGAACTAGCAATTGATCGTTTTTATCATCGTTATGAATATGATGAACAAAACCGTATTATCAATGTAGAAACCTCTAAAGATGATATTGTATGGGATAGTGATGCCAGATATGCTTATTATGAACATGGTTCACTAAAACGTAAAGAAATTGGAGATGATAAAATTCAAGGAATTGATTACACTTATACCATACATGGCTGGTTGAAAGCTATCAATCATCCTTATTTGGACAAGTATGAAAATGGAAATACTAATACTACTAAAAATCAGCTAAATGACCCTGGTCAAGACGGCTATTCTAGTAGCATCAATAATGACGTACAAAAAGATGTATGGGGTTTTTCTTTAGGATATTATCAAGGAGATTATACTCGTCAAAGTAACAATGGCGCTGGCGGTTACAATAGTATCAACGAAGCAATTAGCTATAACAGCCAAGAGCTATATAATGGTAACATCACTTATTGGTCAAATGGAACAACAGAGAGTAGCTCAATTCTTAATGATCAAGAAAAGCTCACACAACGTAGCTTTAGTTACGATAATTTAAATAGAATATTGGGTAGTGAACTAAGTATTGTTAATCTCGGTAATACACCAACATTTGGTATTGCTAATAACCAATTTAAAACGGCTTACACTTATGATGCCAATGGTAATATAGAAACCCTGAAACGATATGATGGAACAAATGGAGGGCAATTAATAGATGATATTAGCTATCAATACAATTTGAATGGAGCAGGGCAATTAGAAAATAACCAACTTACTGCGATACAAGATGCTGTTGGAAGTACTGCAAACTTAGGCGATATCGATGATCAAACTTATATCTATGATGCTAGAGGTTCAATTATTCAAATTGTAGAACCCAATAATTCTAATAATAGAACTACAGATATTACGTGGCTCAATACAGGTAAAGTAAAAACTGTTTCTATAAAAGAGCAAATAGGGGGGACAATGACTGAAATAAGTCATTTAGAGTATTTATATGATGCCACAGGAAATAGAGTGGCTAAAATATGGAAAGAAGTTATTGATAATCCTACTACATGGAAAAATACTTATTATGTTTGTGATGCGAGTGGTAATAAAATGAGTATTTATAATCGAGGATACGAATTTACAGCAAGCAGTAGATTAAATCCTTATAGAACATTTTATAGCATACAAGAGCAACTTTTATACGGTTCTGATCGTATAGGTAGTATAAATAACAATACAAGATTGTTTACTAATAATTATACAGATTTATCAACAGCTGAATCTTATGCAGGATGGGATGTGAATACGAAGCTTAGTACTACAAATTCAACATTTGATTTTGGAGAACGTGCCTTAGGTATAAAAGCGTACGATCTCACAGACCACCTTGGTAATGTAACCGTCCAACTCTCGGATAAAAAAGCGGGTACAATCGCCTCTAACGATATCAAAGCTAATGTGCTGAGTTATCAGCAATATTATCCGTTTGGGTGGAATATGCCTGGGCGTAATAAGAATCTTGATAAGAGTCGATTCGCATTTAACGGAATGGAAAGGAACAGTGAAATTGATGGTGGTAATTATGACTTTGGTGCTAGGTTTTATGGGGCTAGAGTAGGGAGGTGGTTTAGTGTTGATCCTCTATTAGATAAATATCCCAACCTTTCTCCATATAACTTTGCTGGTAATATGCCCATAGACGCTATAGATCCTGATGGTAAAAAAATAAAAATTGTGGGTGGCGCAAAATACAGAAGATGGGTTATGTCCACTATTAGAGATTTAGCAAAAAATTCTAGAACAGGGCGAAGATTATTAAGAAAAGTAATAAATAGTAAAGACGTTATCATTATACATCAAAATGCCGATCAAGATATTGGTTTACGCTATAAAGTTAATGCAGAAGCAGATGGTAGTAAAATAGCTAGATTAACATTTAATACTGACGCTGGGGAAGAGTTAGATGCATCTAATGGAAGAGGTGACAAGCCACTAAAAGGTCGACCTTCAATAACATTGGGGCATGAGTTGCAACATTTTGTTGACTATATAGATGGTCAAAAAGATAAAAAAGGTCATTTTATTAATCCTTCTGATCCTGTAATAGAAATTGATTACGGGGATGATTATGGAATCGAAAAAGCAACTAATTCTATTGATGCAGATGAATTATCAGCTGTAGATACTGAAAATAAAATTCGTGCAGAAATGGGGTATGAATTACGTACACATTATGGAGGAGCAAATGTTTTTAATAAAGAGGTTTCATCAAAAGAGCAAACTTTTAAAGACGATGGTGTTGTTGTTAAAGGAAAAGGACTAATAGATAAGCAAAAACCAACAGATTATTCAGAATATGCAAGAAACAATAAGACTCTAAAACATGATAAAACTTATCCATCAAGGTCTGAATTAAATGCATATTTTCAGCATAATTACAAAAAAACAACTAGTGCAACAATTGAACGAGGTGGTTTTGGAGGTGATGTAAAGAGTGAGGGAGAAGGAAAAGGAACTACAACTCTTGAAGGATATAACAAATAA
- a CDS encoding IS1 family transposase: MCSISIQIKCPHCHNSKVVKNGKKTTGRQNFLCKNCGKQFQAEYLYQGADPSMKAQLQSSLLHGSGIRDCYKIFGISPKTTLRFILEQGEKIKITPRQKKYKKVQIDELYSFVNQKGKKVWVFYVYAPETKEILAVTMGKRTKKQLRYLMTQLKCLDIEIEFYCTDAFKSFKEVLPYYQHIIGKSFTKDIEGINTLIRSKIARFHRRTTKFSKKLKYQWHLFKIFVFYFNELPSYI, translated from the coding sequence ATGTGTTCAATATCTATACAAATAAAATGTCCTCATTGCCACAATTCAAAGGTCGTTAAAAACGGGAAAAAAACCACAGGAAGACAAAACTTTCTGTGTAAGAATTGTGGCAAACAATTTCAAGCTGAATATTTATACCAAGGAGCAGATCCAAGTATGAAAGCCCAGCTACAAAGTTCTTTATTACATGGTAGTGGTATTAGAGATTGTTACAAAATATTTGGAATTAGTCCTAAAACTACTCTTCGATTTATACTAGAGCAAGGAGAAAAAATTAAAATTACTCCTAGACAAAAGAAGTATAAAAAAGTGCAAATTGATGAGTTATATTCCTTTGTGAATCAGAAAGGTAAAAAAGTGTGGGTTTTCTACGTTTACGCTCCTGAGACCAAAGAAATATTAGCTGTAACAATGGGCAAACGTACAAAAAAGCAACTTCGATATTTAATGACACAATTAAAGTGTCTAGATATAGAAATTGAATTTTACTGTACAGATGCTTTTAAGAGTTTTAAAGAGGTCTTACCTTATTATCAACATATTATTGGTAAATCTTTTACTAAAGATATTGAAGGTATTAATACTCTTATTCGCTCTAAAATTGCACGATTTCACCGAAGAACTACCAAGTTTTCTAAGAAACTTAAGTATCAATGGCATTTGTTTAAAATTTTTGTCTTTTATTTCAATGAACTTCCATCATACATTTAA
- a CDS encoding RHS repeat-associated core domain-containing protein: MTTQVGDRKSGTIASNNIKADVLSYQQYYPFGWNMPGRSLNADKARFTYNGMEEEPEISSGHQTTFYRELDTRLGRWWSIDPIFKANWSTYNSMSNNPTLRIDPDGDTDFYDYYGKYIGRDGNDNGMSRIALSTESAEDIRQKLKAQTPNAPVIIKTSEYRDLAIVPTVQEMEVMSNMIKNTEKKFVENGMIAVINKEGNRIAPIEKEGKVNEINMGEATEGISKRGEGILYEVHSHTFNVEVKEGNVYIGGSAKSSPLDIARVKAFNKLGLNNPFAVIGYSTPKSIDALQESIGGTDALNKAKKMLEHQFRYLKEHGEVELNFTMGKVMLEDILFLNFKEL, translated from the coding sequence GTGACGACGCAAGTGGGTGATAGAAAGTCGGGTACAATCGCCTCCAACAACATCAAAGCTGATGTGCTGAGTTATCAGCAGTATTATCCCTTTGGTTGGAATATGCCTGGGCGCTCACTTAATGCGGATAAGGCTAGATTTACTTACAATGGAATGGAAGAAGAGCCTGAAATTTCTAGTGGTCATCAAACTACTTTTTATCGTGAATTAGATACTCGTCTAGGGCGTTGGTGGTCTATTGATCCTATCTTCAAAGCTAATTGGTCTACATATAATTCAATGTCTAATAATCCTACATTAAGAATAGATCCTGACGGAGATACAGATTTTTATGATTATTATGGTAAATATATAGGAAGAGATGGTAATGATAATGGTATGTCGAGAATAGCCTTATCTACAGAAAGTGCTGAAGATATAAGACAAAAGTTAAAAGCTCAGACGCCAAATGCTCCAGTAATTATAAAAACATCTGAATATAGAGACTTAGCAATCGTTCCAACTGTACAAGAAATGGAAGTAATGTCTAATATGATTAAAAATACAGAGAAAAAATTTGTTGAGAATGGTATGATTGCTGTAATAAATAAAGAAGGGAATAGAATAGCTCCAATAGAAAAAGAAGGAAAGGTTAATGAGATTAATATGGGAGAAGCTACAGAAGGAATATCTAAGAGAGGGGAAGGAATTCTTTATGAAGTCCATAGTCATACTTTTAATGTAGAAGTTAAAGAAGGAAATGTTTATATAGGAGGATCGGCTAAATCTTCTCCCTTAGACATAGCTCGTGTTAAAGCATTTAATAAATTAGGTCTAAATAACCCATTTGCAGTTATCGGTTACTCTACGCCTAAATCAATAGATGCTCTTCAAGAGTCAATTGGAGGAACTGATGCTTTAAATAAAGCAAAAAAAATGCTGGAACACCAGTTCAGATACCTAAAGGAGCATGGGGAAGTCGAATTGAATTTTACGATGGGAAAGGTGATGTTGGAGGATATACTTTTCCTCAATTTCAAAGAGCTGTAA
- a CDS encoding RHS repeat-associated core domain-containing protein — translation MNTKLSTTNSTFDFGERALGIKAYELTDHLGNVTTQVGDRKSGTIASNNIKADVLSYQQYYPFGWNMPGRSLNAGRARFDFNGKETDEEWEKVVFEFRTYDSRKNRFLSIDPMTSSTPWESPYVFAANSPIANIDYLGLSAESANDSDPPKDAKVIKRPTGTAETGPFRYTVVGSDVEASRERGGAQTLTVNGTTYNATFTNDSDNGTTFAGYFDSEGNQYQEETLLFENRMNDNFKNKLLRVSYGLGHDPNKLVAVMRYENGSNFPDASQWDLGSGNTAVGLI, via the coding sequence GTGAATACGAAGCTTAGTACTACAAATTCAACATTTGATTTTGGAGAACGTGCCTTAGGTATAAAAGCGTACGAACTTACAGACCACTTGGGGAATGTGACGACGCAAGTGGGTGATAGAAAGTCGGGTACAATCGCCTCCAACAACATCAAAGCTGATGTGCTGAGTTATCAGCAGTATTATCCCTTTGGTTGGAATATGCCTGGGCGCTCGCTCAATGCTGGTAGGGCGAGATTTGATTTTAATGGTAAAGAAACTGATGAAGAATGGGAAAAGGTAGTTTTTGAATTTAGAACTTATGATTCTAGGAAAAATAGATTTCTTTCTATTGATCCAATGACATCAAGTACACCTTGGGAATCTCCTTATGTTTTTGCTGCTAATTCTCCTATTGCGAATATAGATTATTTAGGACTATCTGCGGAAAGTGCGAATGATTCAGATCCTCCAAAAGATGCAAAAGTAATAAAAAGACCAACTGGAACAGCAGAAACAGGACCATTTAGGTATACTGTTGTTGGAAGTGATGTGGAAGCAAGTAGAGAAAGGGGAGGAGCGCAAACATTAACTGTTAATGGAACAACTTATAATGCTACTTTTACGAATGATTCTGATAATGGGACAACATTTGCGGGTTACTTTGATAGTGAAGGAAATCAATATCAAGAAGAGACATTGTTGTTTGAGAATAGAATGAATGATAATTTCAAAAATAAGCTTCTACGGGTAAGCTATGGTTTGGGACATGATCCTAATAAGTTAGTAGCTGTCATGAGGTATGAAAATGGATCAAATTTTCCAGATGCTAGCCAATGGGATTTAGGATCGGGGAATACAGCTGTTGGTTTGATTTAG